GAGGAACCATGTTCGAATCCGCGGAACTTGGCCACAAGGTATCGAAAGAGGTCTGGGACAGGGAGGTTCCCGCGTTGCGGGAGGCGCTGCTGGACGCCCAATACGACCTGGCCGCGGCGAAGTTCCCCGTGGTCATCCTGGTGGCGGGCGTCGACGGGGCCGGCAAGAGCGAGACCGTGAACACCCTCAACGAGTGGATGGATCCGCGCCACATCCAGACCCATGGCCTGGCGGAGCCTTCGGACGAAGAGCGCGAGCGGCCGCACATGTACCGCTACTGGCGGATGCTCCCGCCCAAGGGGAAGATCGGCATCTTCGACGGGTCCTGGTACACCTGGCCCATCCTGGAGCGGGCCTGCGGCCGCAGCAAGACCTCGGACCTGGACCAGGACATGGCCCGGGTGGCGCGTTTTGAGCAGATGCTCATCCACGAGGGCGCCCTGGTGCTGAAGTTCTGGATGCACCTGGGCAAGGATGCCCAGAAGAAGCGGCTGAAGGGCCTGGAGAAGGATCCCAAGACCCGCTGGCGGGTGACGCCCAGGGACTGGAAACACTTTGAGATGTACGACACCTTCCGCCAGGTGTCTGAGCGGGCCCTGCGCTCCACGAGCACCGGGGACGCGCCCTGGATCGTGGTGGAGGCCACGGATGCGCGCTACCAGCGCCTCACGGTGGGGAAGATCCTGCTGGAGCGTCTCCGCGCACGCCTGGACCACCCCGCTCCGGTGGTGCCGGTGATCCCCACGCATCCGCGCCCGTCCCTGGA
The window above is part of the Geothrix sp. genome. Proteins encoded here:
- the pap gene encoding polyphosphate:AMP phosphotransferase, coding for MFESAELGHKVSKEVWDREVPALREALLDAQYDLAAAKFPVVILVAGVDGAGKSETVNTLNEWMDPRHIQTHGLAEPSDEERERPHMYRYWRMLPPKGKIGIFDGSWYTWPILERACGRSKTSDLDQDMARVARFEQMLIHEGALVLKFWMHLGKDAQKKRLKGLEKDPKTRWRVTPRDWKHFEMYDTFRQVSERALRSTSTGDAPWIVVEATDARYQRLTVGKILLERLRARLDHPAPVVPVIPTHPRPSLDGMNVLRALDLTKRLDKKDYEDELLTLQGRLNLLTRHRNFQKHSVVLVFEGVDAAGKGGGIRRITQALDARMYHIHPVAAPTEEERAQPYLWRFWRHLPRRGRVAIFDRSWYGRVLVERVEGYCAETDWQRAYSEINEFEDQIVRSRSLLLKFWLSISQEEQLRRFEERQATPFKRFKITEEDWRNREKWPAYEAAICDMLDRTSTEIAPWTLVESEDKYYGRIKILKTLVQRLEDEL